A window of the Rhodoflexus caldus genome harbors these coding sequences:
- a CDS encoding AEC family transporter, translated as MTNILFLLACLTMGAAFKKSGLLKGNAHEVINQVILYVCLPAATLIYGSEANLNRHVLMPILMPWCLYAAGFLFFKVTGKLNRTHPHSEAVLIMTAGIPSISFLGFPIFELFYGAEGLRIGILMSQAGSFMVCATLGVITASYYASSTPSFKKILLNVLGFPVFLAFIFAIGINMAGLAIPPLAREVLQKIAAPFSFLALFSVGLQIDLSGKRALLKHIYTGLGFKLLLAPVLVWLVLFPIAGQKGMVAEICVIGAALGPMNTAAIIATQYGLNPPLASAMVGIGLPLSLLTALPVYYLLQWFN; from the coding sequence ATGACAAACATATTATTCCTGCTTGCTTGCCTGACAATGGGGGCTGCTTTCAAAAAAAGCGGCCTCCTCAAAGGCAATGCGCACGAAGTGATTAATCAGGTTATCTTATATGTTTGTTTACCCGCTGCTACGCTCATTTACGGCTCTGAAGCCAACCTGAACAGGCATGTGCTCATGCCCATACTGATGCCTTGGTGCTTATATGCCGCGGGGTTTCTTTTTTTCAAAGTAACGGGCAAACTCAACCGCACGCACCCTCACAGCGAAGCGGTATTGATTATGACCGCAGGCATCCCGAGCATCTCCTTTCTCGGGTTTCCCATTTTTGAACTTTTCTACGGTGCGGAGGGCTTGCGAATCGGAATTTTGATGAGTCAGGCCGGCTCTTTCATGGTTTGTGCAACCCTCGGAGTAATCACCGCCTCTTATTATGCTTCCAGCACACCTTCGTTCAAAAAAATATTGCTCAACGTATTGGGCTTCCCTGTTTTTCTGGCCTTTATATTTGCCATCGGCATTAATATGGCAGGGTTGGCCATACCGCCGCTTGCCAGAGAAGTCCTTCAAAAAATTGCGGCTCCGTTCAGTTTTCTGGCCTTGTTTTCAGTAGGTTTGCAGATAGACCTGTCGGGCAAACGCGCTCTGCTGAAGCATATTTACACGGGTTTAGGCTTCAAACTGCTGTTGGCACCTGTGCTGGTTTGGCTTGTGCTGTTCCCAATAGCGGGGCAAAAGGGTATGGTTGCCGAAATATGCGTTATCGGTGCAGCACTGGGGCCTATGAATACCGCTGCCATTATTGCCACGCAATATGGGCTCAATCCCCCGCTGGCCTCGGCTATGGTGGGTATCGGTTTGCCGCTCTCCCTGCTGACGGCATTGCCTGTTTACTACCTTTTACAATGGTTCAACTGA
- a CDS encoding cation:dicarboxylate symporter family transporter, whose amino-acid sequence MKKIFTNLTFWVLTAITLGVLLGHFYPEWALAKIMEAPIKTRFLGQEFEIGATFSEFLGKTFISIVKIFINPIIFLTITLGIISMGNLKKVGKVGAKALLYFEVVTTVALIIGIAVANIIRPGDGVVTNQVKGGDISKYTQASAEFSWWQFFMDNSTLQVLVVAILFGTFMSNYSGRQQIIDFLNPISKKVFWALHKVMLLAPIGAFGGMAFTIGKYGIKTLLPLAKLMITVYTTMALFIFVVLWYIMRTYRISLWNFLKYIRDELLIVLGTSSSEAALPSLMEKLERMGCSKPVVGLVVPAGYSFNLDGTTIYLSMAAIFLAQVYNVHLDTTQILTIIGILMVTSKGAAGVTGSGFIVLASTLTAIKVIPIEGLALLLGVDRFMSEARAITNFIGNGVATVWLANNEKEFDRGQMEIAFNNPIANPSAEKPALTESKV is encoded by the coding sequence ATGAAAAAAATATTTACCAATCTTACCTTCTGGGTACTGACTGCCATCACGCTCGGTGTTCTTCTGGGGCATTTCTATCCGGAATGGGCGCTGGCCAAAATCATGGAAGCCCCCATCAAAACGCGTTTTTTGGGACAAGAGTTTGAAATAGGCGCAACGTTTAGCGAATTTTTAGGCAAAACCTTCATCAGTATTGTCAAAATATTCATTAACCCCATCATATTTCTTACCATCACGCTGGGCATTATCAGCATGGGCAACCTGAAAAAGGTAGGCAAAGTAGGTGCAAAGGCATTGCTTTATTTTGAAGTAGTAACAACCGTAGCGCTCATCATAGGCATTGCGGTAGCCAACATCATACGCCCCGGTGATGGCGTTGTTACCAATCAGGTGAAAGGAGGCGATATTTCCAAATATACGCAAGCCTCCGCCGAGTTTAGCTGGTGGCAGTTTTTTATGGATAACTCTACGCTGCAAGTGCTGGTGGTGGCCATTTTGTTCGGAACGTTTATGAGCAACTACTCCGGCAGGCAACAAATTATTGACTTTCTGAATCCAATTTCAAAAAAAGTATTTTGGGCGCTGCATAAAGTCATGCTGCTTGCTCCGATAGGTGCGTTTGGCGGCATGGCTTTTACCATCGGCAAATATGGCATCAAAACACTGCTGCCGCTTGCCAAACTGATGATTACGGTTTATACCACGATGGCGCTTTTCATTTTTGTTGTGCTGTGGTACATCATGCGCACATACCGCATCAGCTTGTGGAATTTTTTGAAATATATCCGCGATGAGCTGCTGATTGTGCTGGGAACTTCTTCATCGGAGGCTGCGCTGCCTTCCCTGATGGAAAAGCTGGAACGCATGGGCTGTTCAAAACCGGTGGTGGGGCTGGTTGTTCCCGCAGGTTACTCTTTCAACTTAGACGGAACGACTATTTATTTGTCAATGGCAGCTATTTTTCTTGCACAGGTATATAATGTACACTTAGATACCACACAAATACTGACCATCATCGGCATTCTGATGGTTACTTCCAAAGGTGCGGCAGGAGTTACGGGCAGCGGTTTCATTGTGCTTGCCTCTACGCTGACAGCCATCAAAGTCATTCCGATTGAAGGATTGGCACTGCTGCTCGGGGTGGACAGGTTTATGTCGGAGGCTCGCGCCATTACCAATTTTATTGGCAACGGAGTAGCTACGGTGTGGCTTGCCAACAACGAAAAAGAGTTTGACCGCGGGCAGATGGAAATTGCATTTAACAACCCGATTGCCAACCCGTCGGCTGAAAAACCCGCGCTTACGGAAAGCAAGGTATAA
- a CDS encoding TonB-dependent receptor domain-containing protein produces the protein MKKLLTHSMLTLLAILLWQAPSLAGIDLLERNVSVSVQNAEMKTALAQIEKAADVRFIYSPKAIHAERKINLEAKNERLSEVLNKLLLPMGISYTAKGNQIILSLPMDFSPALPDNPIKGKVTNAAGEGMPGVSIVIKGTSKGTTTDTNGNFTINADKGQTLVLSFIGYKTQEVTIGDETTLNITLEDASLQLSEVAIVGSRSNIARTDVERPAPIDVLNFKDLQNTGQVELGQMLQFTSPSFNSAKYGINGVANYADPATLRGLSPDQVLVLIEGKRRHQFSALNLNITVGKGTVVTDMNTIPALALDRVEILRDGAAAQYGSDAIAGIVNVGLNKSVNKGKFMSQFGITTKGDGATYMAGVNYGFRLGKDKSYLNLTLHYQHADGTDRSDPFNGNIYSTNAATERATRAARGVWPVDGEFRVSEYGSNQTTAYQGFANFGYPINNKWMLYGFGGYSQKQIKAFGFFRNAIPTNANSNTDIWPDGYSPILPGKTLDYSGVVGIRKQVFGEWNFDFSTGYGYNSLDLEAKNTSNPSMGADSPRDFYVGKSAFGQSTTEVNLSKNFIGFLGTKTFNVALGSQFRVDRFQLVRGDPNSYLVGPLARTRGKLPGSSGRPGIAPEDETNTTRSNIGVYADVESDITDKFLLAAALRYENYSDFGSNLSGKVATRLKLTESFSVRGSINRGFRAPSLQQIFNSVTTSTVQAGEIRQTKQLRSDEPRLRQLGISEPKAETSWNYNLGVTANIKDKLLVTLDAYQIDIQDRIIVTENLIVNNIPALRNLFPGFQEVAFFTNQIDTRTQGIDWVTTYKHAFNERKSFNASVALTLNRTQVSRIKPTSSQLQEGSARPVVLLDTISISLIETSQPREKVLVSLGYQWKKLSTTVRFNYFGPVTAWEKPANLPHRSQTFSGKTLTDVVITYNVTDKFAITLGGNNIFDVYPDRVFTNYASYFNGQTPFTRNANQFGFNGAFYYINASLNF, from the coding sequence ATGAAAAAGTTACTTACACACTCCATGCTTACCCTGCTTGCGATTCTGCTTTGGCAAGCGCCCTCTCTGGCCGGTATAGATTTACTGGAAAGAAATGTTTCTGTCAGCGTTCAAAATGCGGAAATGAAAACCGCACTCGCTCAAATAGAAAAAGCAGCCGATGTGCGTTTTATATACAGCCCCAAAGCAATTCATGCAGAACGAAAAATTAATTTGGAGGCAAAAAACGAGCGGCTGTCCGAAGTATTGAACAAATTATTGTTGCCTATGGGCATTTCCTACACTGCCAAAGGCAACCAAATTATCCTCAGCCTGCCCATGGATTTCTCACCTGCCTTACCCGACAATCCGATTAAGGGCAAAGTAACCAATGCGGCGGGCGAAGGTATGCCGGGTGTTTCTATCGTTATCAAGGGAACCAGCAAAGGCACAACCACCGATACCAACGGCAACTTTACCATCAATGCCGATAAAGGCCAGACGCTTGTGTTGTCGTTTATCGGTTACAAAACACAGGAAGTAACCATTGGCGATGAAACAACATTAAACATTACGCTGGAAGATGCTTCGCTTCAATTGAGTGAAGTGGCTATCGTAGGCTCACGCTCCAATATCGCACGTACAGACGTAGAACGCCCTGCACCCATTGACGTACTGAATTTCAAGGACTTACAAAACACAGGTCAGGTAGAATTGGGTCAAATGCTGCAATTTACCTCGCCTTCGTTCAACTCTGCCAAATACGGTATCAACGGTGTGGCTAACTATGCCGACCCTGCTACGCTGCGTGGCCTCTCCCCCGACCAAGTGCTGGTGCTGATTGAAGGCAAGCGCCGCCATCAGTTTTCAGCATTAAACCTTAACATTACGGTTGGTAAAGGAACGGTTGTAACGGACATGAACACCATTCCGGCGCTTGCACTTGACCGCGTGGAAATTCTGCGCGACGGTGCGGCAGCGCAATACGGCTCTGATGCCATTGCCGGTATTGTCAATGTCGGCCTGAACAAAAGCGTAAACAAAGGCAAATTCATGTCGCAGTTTGGTATTACTACCAAAGGCGACGGAGCCACTTACATGGCCGGCGTAAACTACGGCTTCCGATTAGGCAAAGACAAAAGCTACCTCAACCTGACTTTGCATTATCAACATGCCGACGGTACAGACCGCTCTGACCCGTTCAACGGCAATATTTACTCTACCAACGCTGCCACCGAGCGCGCTACCCGTGCTGCACGCGGCGTATGGCCGGTAGACGGCGAATTCCGCGTATCGGAATATGGCAGCAACCAAACCACAGCCTATCAGGGCTTTGCTAACTTTGGCTACCCCATCAACAACAAGTGGATGCTGTATGGCTTTGGCGGCTACTCTCAAAAGCAAATCAAAGCATTCGGATTTTTCCGCAATGCCATCCCTACCAATGCCAACTCCAATACAGACATATGGCCGGACGGTTACTCACCCATACTGCCCGGCAAAACCCTTGACTACTCAGGTGTCGTAGGTATCCGCAAACAAGTGTTCGGCGAGTGGAATTTTGATTTCAGCACAGGCTACGGCTACAACTCGCTGGACTTGGAGGCTAAAAATACATCCAACCCTTCTATGGGTGCAGATTCGCCCCGCGACTTTTACGTAGGCAAAAGTGCATTCGGACAAAGCACCACAGAGGTCAATTTGTCTAAAAACTTTATCGGCTTCTTAGGTACCAAAACCTTTAACGTGGCGCTGGGCAGCCAATTCCGTGTAGACCGCTTCCAATTGGTGCGCGGCGACCCTAACTCTTACCTCGTAGGGCCTTTGGCGCGTACTCGCGGCAAACTGCCGGGTTCCAGCGGTCGCCCGGGTATTGCCCCTGAAGACGAAACCAATACCACCCGCTCCAATATCGGCGTTTATGCGGACGTAGAATCGGACATTACCGATAAATTCCTTTTGGCAGCCGCACTGCGCTACGAAAATTACAGCGACTTTGGCAGCAATCTTTCGGGAAAAGTGGCTACCCGCCTCAAACTAACTGAAAGTTTCTCTGTCAGAGGTTCTATCAACCGCGGTTTCCGTGCGCCTTCGCTGCAACAGATTTTTAACAGCGTTACCACCTCTACGGTTCAGGCCGGCGAAATCCGCCAGACCAAACAGTTGCGCAGCGATGAACCTCGCCTCCGCCAATTAGGCATCAGCGAACCCAAAGCCGAAACCTCGTGGAACTATAACCTCGGCGTAACTGCTAATATCAAGGACAAACTGCTGGTTACGCTCGACGCATATCAGATTGATATTCAGGACAGAATTATCGTAACCGAAAACCTGATTGTCAATAATATTCCTGCCTTGCGTAATCTGTTCCCGGGCTTTCAGGAAGTGGCCTTCTTTACCAACCAGATTGACACCCGCACACAGGGCATTGACTGGGTTACTACCTACAAACACGCTTTCAACGAGCGTAAGAGTTTTAATGCCAGCGTAGCACTGACGCTGAACCGCACACAAGTTAGCCGCATTAAGCCTACTTCTTCGCAATTGCAGGAAGGCTCTGCGCGCCCTGTCGTACTGCTCGATACCATCAGTATTTCGCTGATAGAAACCAGTCAGCCGCGCGAAAAAGTACTTGTATCATTGGGTTATCAGTGGAAAAAACTCAGTACAACCGTGCGCTTCAACTATTTTGGCCCTGTTACCGCTTGGGAAAAACCGGCCAACTTGCCGCACCGCAGCCAGACTTTCAGTGGCAAAACCCTCACCGACGTAGTGATTACCTATAACGTTACCGATAAGTTTGCCATTACACTGGGCGGCAACAACATTTTTGACGTATATCCCGACCGGGTATTTACCAATTACGCATCCTACTTTAACGGACAAACGCCGTTTACGCGAAATGCCAACCAGTTCGGCTTTAACGGCGCGTTCTACTATATTAATGCCTCGCTTAACTTCTGA
- a CDS encoding gliding motility-associated C-terminal domain-containing protein has translation MKKLCFLWLIFSGVIFRLQAGDGFGRRLQQAEHAYLFTENKGQWEQQIRYRADIPAGFFFLMNNGIHYGFYDQQRVNDLKHGRNLRNDSGISQLSRAEQAAPIPVRTIQAHGVRVHFVNANPAPQINGLLPASTLQNYFIGSDESRWATNVKSYAEVRYEQLYEGIDMRIFTNSTALKYEFEVAPQANPMLIALHYEGATGIKLETNGNLTVQSSLQTITEYKPYTFQVIDGAEVEVPSRFVLDGDVLRFDFPKGYNANYPLIIDPRLVFSTYSGSISDNWGNCATFDSEGNTYTGGTVFGRNFPVTIGAFQVVFGELVDVAVQKFSPDGRNLLFSTFLGGGNTEIPHSMIVNNRNQLIIFGTTGSANFPTTTAAFDRTYNGGVAHEPIGGMQYLAGSDIFISILNNLGTQLIASTYVGGTGNDGVNLREIQGITFLSPLIRNYGDELRGEVVVDANDNVYIASCTRSANFPVRNAFANTLNGATDGVVFRMNPTLSILDWSTYLGGNGFDAAYSLRIASTGEVVVCGGTTSTSFPITPGALISTYAGATDGFVVRLSSAGVLLNSTFLGTNNFNQAYLLDLDQQNNVYVFGTTVGAYPITADVYANGGSGQFIHALPPTLNRTLFSTVVGASRGRPDISPTAFLVNECGNIYLAGWGGITNNFPPYPGSTAGQATSVTGMPVTPDAIKASAFAGDDFYIAVLSSNARSLIYGTYIGGNSLDDGDHVDGGTSRFDKNGVIYHSVCACRSNGFPATPGVWATTNRASATGCNNAAFKIDIDELRAAFLTTDAAGNPTKELCAPADFRFPNRSTNATRFRWEVRDLATNTVVFTSTVRDARFVFPNEGRYAIQLTAESDILCRPAQAFDTVRVRPGQLRLVAPPPICRGEAVQLSADTRDPSSTYTWSPATGLSNPNIANPIARPTQTTTYRLRATSPTGCTYDTTVTVTVRNVQAAFTAQLADPCDPATFVRITNNSTGGERFEWDFGDGRTFSGRQPAIFRYERPGTYRIILTAIEGNCISRDTATVRISAQLVVSLNAPPTICSGESVQLTATGGTRYTWTPAAGLSNPNIANPIASPQQTTRYNLRVEAESGCIRDTFLIVTVVPQPVARFTAAVEGQCEPNPLVRITNNGTNNGETYTWDFGDGRTFEGFQPPTQRYAANGRYLIRLTVRNGQCIARDSAFVNVNGFNQALFRAGITLSPNTVICSNESAQLNATGGARYQWTPATGLSNPNIANPIARPAQTTRYQVRIFDAGGCFLDTAVTVEVFQAINIDFEAVTSAECGSPGTLQLINRTTNATNFVWSLDNGVTFNGQTPGTVTYPRSGVYRITLTASNRACTATRTIEVPIENILPPNVITPNNDGKNDFFVINNIRDNWKLQIFNRWGKPVFESSNYRNDWGGEGTSATYFYLLTSPEGKTCRGWVQVITEQ, from the coding sequence GTGGGAACAGCAAATCCGCTATCGGGCAGATATTCCCGCCGGCTTTTTCTTCCTGATGAACAATGGCATACACTACGGTTTCTACGACCAGCAACGCGTCAATGACCTCAAACACGGCAGGAATCTTAGGAACGATTCGGGCATATCGCAACTTTCGCGCGCGGAACAGGCTGCCCCGATACCTGTCAGAACCATACAGGCACACGGTGTGCGGGTGCATTTTGTCAATGCAAATCCTGCCCCCCAAATTAACGGGCTGCTGCCTGCATCTACCCTGCAAAACTATTTTATCGGTTCGGATGAAAGCCGCTGGGCAACCAACGTAAAATCATATGCCGAAGTGCGCTATGAACAACTCTATGAAGGAATTGATATGCGCATTTTTACGAACAGTACGGCATTAAAATATGAGTTTGAGGTAGCTCCCCAAGCCAATCCCATGCTCATTGCCTTGCACTATGAGGGTGCAACAGGCATCAAGCTGGAAACCAACGGCAACCTGACCGTACAATCCTCGCTGCAAACCATTACCGAATATAAGCCCTACACTTTTCAGGTGATTGACGGAGCAGAAGTGGAAGTCCCTTCTCGTTTTGTATTAGACGGCGATGTGCTGCGTTTTGATTTTCCGAAAGGGTACAACGCAAACTATCCGCTCATCATAGACCCGCGACTCGTATTTTCAACTTATTCAGGCTCTATCAGCGACAACTGGGGCAACTGCGCCACCTTTGACAGTGAGGGTAATACCTACACAGGAGGTACCGTTTTCGGCAGAAATTTTCCCGTTACCATTGGCGCATTTCAAGTGGTGTTCGGCGAATTGGTAGATGTTGCCGTGCAGAAATTCAGTCCCGACGGTCGTAATTTATTGTTTTCCACCTTTTTAGGCGGCGGCAATACGGAAATTCCGCACAGCATGATTGTCAATAACCGCAATCAACTGATAATTTTCGGTACTACCGGCTCTGCAAATTTTCCTACCACTACTGCCGCATTTGACCGCACGTATAACGGAGGAGTAGCGCACGAACCCATCGGCGGTATGCAATACTTGGCAGGTTCCGATATTTTTATCAGTATTCTCAACAACCTTGGCACTCAACTGATAGCCTCTACCTATGTTGGCGGCACCGGCAATGACGGGGTAAACCTCCGCGAAATTCAGGGCATCACCTTTCTTTCACCGCTGATTCGCAACTATGGGGACGAACTGCGCGGCGAGGTAGTAGTAGATGCTAATGATAATGTTTACATCGCTTCCTGTACGCGTTCTGCTAACTTCCCTGTGCGCAATGCCTTTGCCAACACGCTCAACGGCGCAACCGATGGCGTGGTATTTCGCATGAATCCGACTTTGAGCATATTGGATTGGAGTACCTACCTCGGTGGAAACGGTTTTGACGCTGCTTACAGCCTTCGCATAGCTTCAACAGGTGAAGTAGTAGTTTGCGGCGGAACTACCAGTACCAGTTTCCCTATCACGCCCGGCGCTTTAATCAGTACCTACGCAGGTGCAACCGATGGCTTCGTGGTCAGGTTGTCATCGGCAGGTGTATTGCTGAACAGTACATTTTTGGGTACAAACAATTTCAACCAAGCCTATTTGTTAGACTTAGACCAGCAAAACAACGTCTATGTATTTGGCACTACTGTGGGTGCTTACCCCATCACAGCGGACGTGTATGCCAACGGAGGCAGTGGACAGTTCATTCATGCCTTGCCGCCAACGCTGAACCGCACCTTGTTTTCAACAGTTGTGGGGGCTTCACGCGGTAGACCCGACATATCGCCTACCGCATTTTTGGTGAATGAATGCGGCAATATTTACTTGGCCGGATGGGGAGGCATTACCAACAACTTCCCCCCCTACCCGGGCTCAACGGCAGGTCAGGCGACCTCTGTTACAGGTATGCCCGTTACTCCCGATGCCATCAAAGCCTCTGCCTTTGCAGGCGATGATTTCTACATTGCCGTACTTAGCAGCAATGCGCGCTCACTCATCTACGGCACCTATATTGGCGGAAACAGTTTGGACGACGGCGACCATGTGGACGGCGGCACCAGCCGTTTTGATAAAAATGGAGTTATCTACCACTCGGTTTGTGCCTGCCGAAGCAACGGATTCCCCGCTACGCCCGGGGTTTGGGCTACCACCAACCGCGCATCGGCAACAGGTTGCAACAATGCGGCTTTTAAAATTGACATAGATGAACTGCGCGCGGCCTTCCTGACAACCGATGCGGCAGGCAACCCCACCAAAGAACTCTGTGCACCTGCCGACTTTCGTTTTCCGAACCGCAGCACCAACGCCACTCGCTTCCGTTGGGAAGTCCGCGATTTGGCAACCAATACCGTTGTATTTACTTCAACCGTCCGCGATGCACGCTTTGTATTCCCCAACGAAGGGCGCTACGCCATCCAACTGACAGCAGAAAGCGATATATTGTGTCGTCCGGCACAGGCTTTTGATACGGTTCGGGTGCGCCCGGGGCAACTGCGACTGGTTGCGCCTCCGCCCATTTGTCGCGGCGAAGCCGTGCAACTTTCTGCCGATACTCGCGACCCAAGCAGCACCTACACATGGTCGCCGGCCACGGGTTTGAGCAATCCTAATATTGCCAACCCCATTGCCCGACCTACGCAAACTACCACCTATCGCCTGCGTGCGACCAGCCCTACCGGATGTACGTATGACACAACGGTTACAGTAACGGTGCGCAATGTGCAGGCTGCTTTTACCGCACAATTAGCCGACCCTTGCGACCCTGCAACTTTTGTGCGCATTACCAACAACTCTACGGGAGGCGAGCGTTTTGAATGGGATTTTGGCGACGGCAGGACTTTCTCCGGCCGACAGCCTGCCATTTTCCGCTATGAGCGCCCGGGTACTTATCGCATTATTCTCACCGCCATTGAAGGCAACTGCATCAGCCGCGACACGGCTACCGTGCGCATCAGTGCGCAGTTGGTGGTGTCGCTGAATGCACCGCCGACTATTTGCAGCGGAGAATCGGTACAATTAACGGCCACAGGCGGCACACGCTACACTTGGACACCTGCCGCAGGTTTGAGCAACCCCAATATTGCCAACCCCATTGCATCGCCGCAACAAACCACTCGCTATAACTTGCGGGTAGAAGCCGAAAGCGGCTGTATTCGCGATACTTTCCTTATCGTAACCGTTGTGCCGCAACCGGTGGCGCGCTTTACCGCGGCAGTAGAAGGACAATGCGAACCCAATCCATTGGTACGCATCACCAACAACGGCACCAACAACGGCGAAACCTACACATGGGACTTCGGCGATGGCAGAACCTTTGAAGGCTTTCAGCCGCCAACGCAGCGCTACGCCGCCAACGGGCGCTACCTGATTCGTTTGACAGTGCGCAACGGACAATGTATTGCCCGCGACAGTGCCTTTGTCAATGTCAATGGGTTTAATCAGGCGCTGTTCCGCGCAGGTATCACGCTCAGCCCCAATACGGTTATTTGCTCCAATGAATCTGCACAATTGAATGCCACGGGCGGCGCACGCTATCAGTGGACACCTGCCACAGGTTTGAGCAATCCGAATATTGCCAACCCCATTGCCCGACCTGCGCAAACCACCCGCTATCAGGTGCGCATTTTTGATGCAGGCGGATGCTTTTTGGATACTGCCGTAACCGTAGAAGTTTTTCAGGCCATCAACATTGACTTTGAAGCTGTTACATCGGCAGAGTGCGGCAGCCCCGGAACACTGCAACTCATCAACCGCACTACCAATGCAACCAATTTTGTATGGTCGTTAGACAACGGCGTAACATTCAACGGACAAACACCGGGCACTGTAACCTATCCGCGCTCGGGTGTGTATCGCATCACATTGACGGCCAGCAATCGCGCATGTACGGCTACGCGCACCATTGAAGTGCCCATAGAAAACATCCTGCCGCCCAATGTGATTACGCCCAACAATGACGGCAAAAATGACTTCTTCGTTATTAACAACATTCGCGACAATTGGAAATTGCAAATATTCAACCGATGGGGCAAACCTGTTTTTGAATCGTCCAATTACCGCAACGACTGGGGGGGTGAAGGTACAAGCGCAACCTACTTCTACCTACTCACCTCGCCCGAAGGCAAAACCTGCCGCGGCTGGGTACAGGTAATTACCGAACAATAA
- a CDS encoding FecR family protein, which yields MMNKQAFNQLLQRYLNGTCTPQERLMVEQWFEAWKEDRPQSAVSDEEWQHITDRMWSRIMLQTEQSNTPAATVKPLYSRMWWRIAASVALLIVCFSGWYYFNRTPAEQFRIANTDSKPKQLLLPDGSKVILYSGARLQFPDVFADTIREVLLEGDAFFDITHRPVQPFYVKTSDLAIKVLGTSFFVRQTAEAKTEVAVRTGRVAVSERYSVNDKNNGVLLTPNQKVVYYAEQQHFVTALVEKPVPVTAKPPAFNYEETPLADVINDLQTTYQVQITLENNRLANCNLTGNLNQMDMYAQLDAVAQAIGASYQIKGTTILIVGAGCD from the coding sequence ATGATGAACAAGCAGGCTTTTAATCAACTTTTACAGCGGTATTTAAACGGCACCTGTACACCGCAGGAGCGTTTAATGGTTGAGCAATGGTTTGAGGCATGGAAAGAAGACCGACCACAGTCGGCAGTATCGGATGAAGAATGGCAGCACATCACCGACCGCATGTGGAGCCGTATTATGCTGCAAACCGAGCAATCTAATACACCCGCTGCAACTGTAAAACCGCTTTACAGCCGAATGTGGTGGCGCATAGCCGCTTCCGTAGCATTGCTAATCGTCTGTTTTTCAGGTTGGTATTATTTTAACAGAACCCCTGCGGAACAATTTCGCATAGCCAATACCGACAGCAAGCCCAAACAATTACTCCTCCCCGATGGCAGCAAAGTAATCCTGTACAGCGGTGCACGTTTGCAATTCCCCGATGTATTTGCCGATACGATTCGGGAAGTCTTGCTGGAAGGCGATGCTTTTTTTGATATTACCCATCGGCCTGTTCAACCTTTCTACGTCAAAACCAGCGACTTGGCAATCAAGGTGTTGGGCACAAGTTTTTTTGTTCGCCAAACGGCAGAAGCAAAAACCGAAGTAGCCGTGCGAACAGGCAGAGTGGCCGTTTCGGAACGTTATTCGGTCAATGACAAAAACAACGGCGTGCTGCTTACGCCCAATCAAAAGGTGGTTTATTATGCCGAACAACAGCACTTTGTTACGGCTCTGGTAGAAAAACCCGTACCGGTAACTGCCAAACCCCCTGCATTCAATTACGAAGAAACCCCCTTGGCGGACGTTATCAACGACTTACAGACAACCTATCAGGTACAAATCACACTGGAAAACAATCGGTTAGCTAACTGCAACCTCACCGGCAACCTCAATCAGATGGATATGTATGCGCAATTAGATGCGGTAGCGCAAGCCATCGGCGCATCTTACCAAATTAAAGGCACAACCATCCTGATTGTCGGGGCGGGATGCGACTGA